One Fusarium poae strain DAOMC 252244 chromosome 4, whole genome shotgun sequence DNA window includes the following coding sequences:
- a CDS encoding hypothetical protein (CAZy:AA7): MTTTTSLFSELESHLADTQAKTYAPDAPDFKKIEQCFVEKQVQTIGVVRPQNGDEVASVVRFCLERNIEFTIRGGGHDCASRTLVDGTLVIDMRDIKHVVVAQDQKIARVGGGILCGDLANTLGKDKLATPTATVASVGYTGWATLGGYGSLTSHYGLGVDQIVGAKIVNACGEVQDANEELLVGIRGGGGSLGIIIELSIKVYPIDKILVSTIIYDSTDLSTALASYNQHYERLLESGQLPVYLQLQPMIAQMPGQPASLMILATWHGDDKDEGHSWIKNIAGAANCVMENTQEITLAEMLANNEKLVTWPSYGRVYTLNVERMTEDAVKILGKHCVSAPGGSLIFSYHTLLSAQEPEQKSVFGTRARHHMFEIYAMIGDKTIAEERVQWAAKVKANLQAEDADNILEGSYISLGSHEDADVKKIYGKHYDTLAALKKKYDPENVFKHSIPRLVIAGKETGIIEA, encoded by the exons ATGACTACCACAACGTCGCTGTTCTCGGAGCTGGAGTCTCACCTCGCGGACACCCAAGCCAAGACTTATGCACCGGATGCACCTGACTTTAAGAAGATTGAGCAATGTTTTGTTGAGAAACAAGTACAGACTATTGGTGTAGTCAGACCCCAAAACGGCGATGAAGTCGCATCAGTCGTTCGTTTCTGCTTGGAACGCAACATCGAGTTTACTATACGTGGAGGAGGCCACGATTGCGCTAGTCGAACATTGGTCGATGGGACACTTGTTATAGATATGCGAGATATAAAACACGTCGTCGTGGCCCAAGACCAGAAAATCGCAAGAGTTGGTGGAGGTATTCTCTGTGGTGACTTGGCCAACACTTTGGGTAAGGATAAGTTGGCAACGCCCAC TGCCACAGTTGCAAGTGTAGGATACACCGGATGGGCGACTCTTGGTGGCTATGGATCTTTGACATCGCATTATGGTCTCGGTGTTGACCAGATCGTCGGAGCCAAGATTGTCAACGCTTGTGGAGAAGTTCAAGATGCTAACGAAGAACTACTTGTTGGTATCCGAGGTGGTGGAGGATCACTCGGCATAATCATTGAATTGTCCATCAAGGTTTATCCTATTGACAAG ATTCTCGTATCTACTATCATCTACGACTCAACCGACCTATCCACTGCTCTCGCCTCCTACAATCAACACTACGAAAGACTCCTCGAGTCGGGACAGCTCCCCGTTTATCTTCAGTTGCAGCCCATGATTGCCCAAATGCCAGGCCAGCCTGCAAGTCTGATGATACTCGCGACCTGGCACGGCGACGACAAAGACGAAGGCCACTCTTGGATCAAGAACATTGCTGGGGCAGCGAATTGCGTCATGGAAAACACGCAAGAGATTACACTCGCCGAGATGCTTGCAAATAACGAAAAGCTCGTAACGTGGCCGTCTTACGGTCGAGTCTACACCCTTAATGTCGAGAGAATGACAGAAGATGCCGTCAAGATTTTGGGGAAGCATTGTGTCAGTGCTCCAGGCGGAAGTCTCATCTTCTCATATCATACACTACTTTCAGCACAAGAACCAGAACAGAAGTCTGTTTTTGGGACACGGGCGCGCCATCATATGTTTGAGATCTACGCTATGATTGGAGACAAGACTATCGCCGAAGAGCGGGTTCAGTGGGctgccaaggtcaaggccaaTCTTCAGGCGGAAGACGCTGATAATATCCTGGAGGGTTCATATATCTCTCTTGGGTCTCATGAGGACGCTGATGTCAAAAAGATATATGGGAAACATTATGATACTCTGGCGGctctgaagaagaagtatgATCCTGAGAATGTATTCAAGCATAGCATCCCGAGACTCGTAATTGCTGGGAAGGAAACTGGGATCATCGAAGCTTGA